The Papaver somniferum cultivar HN1 chromosome 3, ASM357369v1, whole genome shotgun sequence genome includes a region encoding these proteins:
- the LOC113355474 gene encoding uncharacterized protein LOC113355474 isoform X3 — protein MVLKMVKRLKIHLVPLYLKERIVNCCTGLVAGKSGKKNRSRSRNQRSSLKEPVTIENSKVRNKKPASLSVSFQSDDGTVVSSAGASAGQQIPEDISAQSSSFHKPDSGNDSEVTNNGQENSVCLIEGSCNLGTSVISPGEETLEYKLVSQVVTTVSPSRHIDRNSNEKLKQQNLGQSSATTPQPLASSAPLITNESNNKTASIQGRVGGNCPPQGPTSFLDCASYELPSLAAVQFSSVNSQHLPAATDRLHLDVGCNWRNHFQQSFVATRHESINPSIEGARSKMLPRPTSMSLDWPPMVRTASRLAASVACNYESGFIPRLQSPYRQGFTPHNVQINGKMSEEESKYPGVILDLCDRPPELAADDSESHWVSEEEYEVHPYSERDYSQFFGGGVMYWNTSDPAVAGFSRPPSLSSEDSSWAWHEADLNRSIDDMVGFSSPYSANGMASPPSVPFCSPFDPLGPGHQTLSYVIPPNEVTGNGAVEENVSVSLGNASCGTVEGQSGDSFPYPILPPIIIPNMSRKGSRSEFRLSHDHKSPCIPPATRREQPRIKRPPSPVVLCVPRPPCPPPPSPVGESRRRRGFPTVRSGSSSPRHWGMRSWYHDGTNCEEARLCVDGAEVIWPSWTRKSLSTTPLIQPLPGALLQDQLITISQLALDLEHPDVALPLQPPDLLNSPGRKVSLSLIQNLLHDEIDSFCKQVAAKNLIRKPYINWSVKRVARSLQVLWPRSRTSIFGSNATGLSLPSSDLDLVVCLPPVRNLEPIKEAGILEGRNGIKETCLQHAARYLANQEWVKNDSLKTVENTAIPIIMLIAEVPDDLIATSGSVLNGQTLKVESVQSTGEESNIGGTEGLETSSWEKVLELKNDDGADAKSVRIDISFKSPSHTGLQTTELVRELTEQFPAATPLALVLKQFLADRSLDHSYSGGLSSYCLVLLVTRFLQHEHHLGRPINQNLGSLLMDFLYFFGNVFDPRQMRISIQGTGVYVNREKGQCIDPIHIDDPLFPANNVGRNCFRIHQCIKAFADAYTILENELSCHPSNGDTSTNPPCGLLSKIIPSIGLV, from the exons ATGGTTCTGAAGATGGTAAAGAGACTCAAAATCCATCTAGTGCCATTATACCTCAAGGAGAGGATCGTAAATTGTTG CACGGGATTAGTTGCTGGAAAGTCTGGTAAGAAAAACAGGTCGAGGAGCAGGAATCAACGGTCGAGCTTAAAAGAACCAGTTACAATAGAGAATTCTAAAGTAAGAAACAAGAAACCAGCTTCATTGTCGGTTTCCTTTCAAAGTGACGATGGAACTGTAGTTTCGTCAGCTGGTGCTTCAGCTGGTCAACAAATACCTGAGGATATTAGTGCCCAAAGTTCAAGTTTCCATAAGCCTGATTCGGGGAATGACAGTGAAGTAACCAATAACGGGCAAGAGAACTCTGTTTGTCTGATTGAAGGTAGTTGTAATCTTGGAACTTCCGTTATTTCTCCCGGGGAGGAGACTTTAGAATATAAATTAGTTTCTCAAGTAGTTACCACGGTTTCACCGTCAAGGCATATTGATAGAAATAGCAATGAGAAGCTCAAGCAGCAAAACTTGGGACAGTCAAGTGCTACTACTCCTCAACCTTTGGCTTCATCAGCACCGCTAATAACCAACGAATCAAATAATAAAACTGCCTCAATTCAGGGGCGAGTAGGTGGAAATTGTCCCCCTCagggtcccacaagttttttggATTGTGCGTCGTATGAGTTGCCTAGCTTAGCTGCTGTTCAGTTTTCATCTGTGAACTCACAACATCTCCCAGCTGCGACTGATAGGCTGCATCTTGATGTTGGTTGCAACTGGCGTAATCACTTTCAGCAATCCTTTGTAGCGACTAGGCATGAGTCAATCAATCCATCAATTGAAGGCGCGCGCAGCAAGATGTTGCCTCGCCCTACGTCAATGAGTTTGGACTGGCCTCCAATGGTAAGAACTGCTAGTAGGCTAGCTGCATCTGTAGCGTGCAATtatgaatctggattcatcccAAGGTTGCAATCTCCATATAGGCAGGGTTTCACCCCTCACAACGTGCAGATTAATGGAAAAATgtccgaggaagaaagcaagtaTCCTGGGGTAATTTTGGATTTGTGTGACCGACCACCAGAACTAGCAGCTGATGACAGTGAAAGCCATTGGGTATCAGAAGAAGAGTATGAGGTGCATCCCTATTCTGAAAGGGATTATAGTCAGTTTTTTGGTGGAGGGGTGATGTACTGGAATACTTCTGATCCTGCGGTAGCAGGCTTTTCTCGACCTCCTTCTCTTAGTTCTGAAGACAGTTCCTGGGCATGGCATGAAGCCGATCTTAATAGATCTATTGATGATATGGTTGGCTTCTCTTCACCATATAGTGCAAATGGGATGGCTTCACCACCTTCTGTTCCTTTCTGTTCACCGTTTGATCCTTTGGGACCTGGGCATCAGACCCTCAGTTATGTTATCCCGCCAAATGAGGTAACTGGTAATGGAGCAGTTGAGGAGAATGTTTCTGTTTCTCTGGGCAATGCATCTTGTGGTACTGTAGAAGGGCAGAGTGGAGATTCGTTTCCTTATCCCATTTTGCCGCCAATTATTATTCCAAATATGTCAAGGAAGGGATCAAGATCTGAGTTTAGACTTAGTCATGACCACAAAAGCCCTTGTATTCCTCCTGCAACTAGGCGAGAGCAACCTCGGATAAAGCGACCTCCATCCCCCGTAGTGCTTTGCGTTCCAAGACCTCCTTGTCCACCTCCTCCTTCTCCTGTTGGGGAATCTAGAAGGAGGAGGGGCTTCCCAACTGTGAGGTCTGGTAGTTCTAGCCCGAGGCATTGGGGAATGAGGAGTTGGTACCATGATGGGACTAATTGTGAAGAAGCCCGCCTGTGCGTGGATGGTGCAGAAGTTATTTGGCCTTCTTGGACAAGAAAAAGTCTATCAACAACTCCATTGATTCAACCTCTACCAGGGGCACTACTACAAGATCAATTGATTACAATCTCGCAACTGGCCTTAGATTTGGAACAT CCCGATGTTGCGCTTCCTCTGCAACCTCCGGACTTACTGAATTCTCCTGGTCGTAAGGTGTCTCTTTCTTTAATTCAAAATCTGCTTCATGATGAAATTGATTCTTTCTGCAAGCAG GTTGCTGCTAAGAACTTGATCAGGAAGCCGTACATTAACTGGTCTGTGAAGAGAGTCGCACGGTCTCTGCAAGTCCTATGGCCTCGGTCGCGGACAAGCATTTTTGGTTCAAATGCAACTGGCTTATCCCTTCCATCCAGTGACTTGGATCTTGTGGTTTGTCTCCCTCCTGTGCGGAACTTG GAACCCATTAAAGAAGCTGGGATTTTGGAGGGACGTAATGGCATTAAAGAAACTTGCCTTCAG CATGCCGCTAGATACCTTGCAAATCAGGAGTGGGTTAAAAACGATTCCCTCAAGACCGTAGAAAATACAGCT ATACCAATCATCATGCTCATAGCTGAGGTTCCAGATGATCTTATTGCTACTAGTGGTAGTGTTTTAAATGGGCAAACACTAAAAGTGGAGTCAGTTCAAAGTACTGGTGAAGAAAGCAACATTGGCGGTACTGAGGGATTAGAAACTTCATCCTGGGAGAAGGTCTTGGAGTTGAAAAATGATGATGGTGCGGATGCCAAATCAGTTCGTATTGATATTAGCTTTAAGTCTCCTTCACATACAGGACTGCAAACAACTGAACTG GTTAGGGAGCTCACTGAGCAATTTCCTGCAGCTACACCCCTCGCTCTGGTACTAAAGCAGTTCCTGGCAGATCGTAGCCTGGATCACTCTTACTCAGGAGGTTTAAGCTCATACTGTTTG GTTTTATTAGTTACACGGTTTCTTCAGCACGAACACCATCTTGGTCGACCTATCAATCAA AACCTTGGAAGCCTTTTAATGGATTTTCTGTACTTCTTTGG GAATGTGTTTGATCCTCGCCAAATGCGTATTTCGATCCAAGGAACTGGCGTTTATGTGAACAGGGAGAAAGGACAGTG CATTGATCCGATTCATATTGACGACCCTCTCTTTCCGGCAAATAATGTAGGGAGGAACTGCTTCCGCATACACCAATGTATCAAG GCTTTTGCAGATGCTTACACCATTCTGGAGAATGAGCTTTCTTGCCACCCTAGTAATGGAGATACAAGTACAAATCCTCCTTGTGGACTACTGTCAAAAATTATTCCAAGTATTGGTCTTGTGTAG